Below is a window of Veillonellaceae bacterium DNA.
CCGCGATTTAGCGGTCAATTAACTGCCGCCAGCTTAACATACAAAAATCTTGCGATAACCAACGTTAACGGTGATATTAGGGTTATTGACAATGATATTGAGATTCCCTGTTTTAAATTCGAACAAGGGGGCGGCATTTATAACTTCACTGGTGGACTGGATTTAGCTTCAGGTATAGTTTATGGCGGACTGGATGTTGAAAAAGGTGATTTGGCCGCCCTCTTCAGCCTGCTTGGCTTGCCCGCTAAGGAAGTAAGCGGCCAAATGAACGGTCATATCCAGTTAAGCGGAACAATGGACAGACCAAATCTTTGGCTTACTGGCGGAGTAACAAATGGTAAGATAAAGAACTATCAGCTTGATACTATCGATATTGACGCCGCGCTGGATAACGAGGTAGTAACCGTTAATAAATTCTTTGCCAAACAGGGCAATGGCGTGCTAGCGGTGCGCGGCAGTGCTGATTTAAACGGGCCGCTCAACTTTGAAGCCGGCGGCCGTGATATTGATGCCGGACTGCTGACGGCGCTCTTTGCCGTTGATGTTAATGTAAAAGGCATGCTCAATTTCGCGGCGCAGGTTACCGGAACGGCTCTAAATCCCCGGGCCGACATTTCCCTTGAAATTTCTGGCGGCGGGGTTGGCTCCTCAACCTTTGATTCGCTCTATGGACTGCTTATATTGCAGGATAATAGCATCAACATCAATCAGCTGTTTGTCACTAAAGGACCGAACCGGGCCAGCGCCTACGGTGTCATTCCGGTAGCGGCGCTGAGCAGTGAAGGCCGCCGCCAGGCAACAACCGCTGACCAAATGGATGTCAGAATGCGATTAGACCAGGCCGATCTTAGTATTCTGCCGCTTTTAACCAAGGAAGTAGACTGGGCCGTCGGCAAGACGCAGGGTGAACTTACTATTGCAGGGACAATAACTCAGCCTTATCTTACCGGCAGCATTAACGTAATGAATGGAACGGTTAAGCTGCATGAGTTGAAGGATCCAATCCAGAAAGTGGACCTTGATATTCAATTTAAAGGTGATAAAATAATTTTAAAAACATTTTCAGGGCGTATGGGGTCGGGCTCCTACCAGATGACAGGCAGTACTGCACTTCTGGGCCTTGATTTTACCGACTATAATTTTCAACTTAATTTGGATAAAATTGGTGTAGATAGTAAATACTTCAAAGGACCTTTAAGCGGTAATCTCGAATTAACCAGTAAACGGGGCCGTCCCCTGCTGGCCGGGACACTGCTGTTTGAACATGATACTATTGATATTCCATTTGTGACCGACTTTACTGAGTCTGACCTTAATGTCGGACTGGATATTGAACTTATTGCCGGCGATAAAGTCCGGCTGTACAATCCGTATATGTACGATATCTGGGCTGAGGGCCGGGTTAAGTTTGCCGGCAGTACCAAGCGGCCTGACCCCTCAGGGAAATTTACCGCCATCAGGGGAACAGTTAGCTATCTTAGAACGCAATTTAAAGTAAAAGAAGGCAGCGCCGACTTTAACCAGTTCGGAACGTTCGAACCGGTGCTGCGGCTGTCAGCTAGCACCAAGCTGCACAACACGACCGTCGATCTGGATATTTTTGGTCCAGTATCAGCAATGGACTTGCGGCTTACCTCTGAGCCGGCGATGAATCAGCAAGAGATTATGTCATTATTGACGCTGCGCAGCCGATATTTTGAAAGGCAGAATAGCGGCAGCGGGGCAAGCGGCAGCGGCTTTGGCCGAGATGAGCTTGTCGGCCTGCTGGACGCCGGTCTGCAGATGCGCTTTGTTAGTGAGGTTGAAGCAGCTTTCCGCGATGCGTTTGGCCTTGATGATTTTAGAGTAGTACGTGATACGCTGTGGAACGACAGACATAATACAGCCGAAGACGAAAAGGAATCTGAAATTGGCCGTGAGGTCTACAATCTCGAAATGGGCAAGTATGTTACTGACCGCCTGATGCTCAACTATACCCAAGGACTTGACAACGAGCATCACAGTTTTGGTTTCCGTTATGACTTGGATCGGAGAATAAGCCTTACCGGGTCAGTCAACGATGAAGATGACAGACGGATCGGTATCGAGACTAGGTTTAGATTTTAAATGTGGAAAGTCTATCTAGATTGTCATTGCGAGTCGCGCCAGCGACGCGGCAATCTCGGTATTGAACCAAGTTCCCGATTAGAAGAGGGTGATTCAAATGCTTTTCAAGCAGTATCTTACTGAATTAAATAAAATCAAGCTGCTTTCACCGGCAGAGGAAGAGGAGCTTTGGCTTGGGTTTAAAGCCAAGGGAGATCTGGACAGCCGGCGGCGGATTATCGAGAGCTATCAGCCGCTTGTCTTCAAGGCGGCTATGAGCTGGAAGACGGATGAGCCCACGCTGATGGACATCATTCAGGAAGGTACTGTCGGTCTCATTGAGGCTGTTGAAAATTATGACCATACCCGCGGCGTGGCGTTCAGCCTGTATGCTTTTCACCGGATTCGCGGACGTATGCTCAACTTTATGCAGCAGGAAGGCAAGGCTGATTTAGCTTATATTGACAGCCCGCTGGATAACGAGCATTCAGTAACCCTGGCCGACTGTCTGATTGACACTAAGGCTGAAGTTGCTCGCCAGGCAGAACAGAATGTGCTGGTCGAAAAGCTAAAAGACGCTCTTGGGCGGCTGCCGGCTAAGGAGCAAATGGTGCTTAACGGTGTTTATCTTGAAGACCGCGAGCCTAAGCAACTTGCTGAGACGCTTGATTTAAGCATATCCCATATTTACCGTCTGCAGAAACAAGGCATCCGCCGCATTCGCGGTATGATGTCCAAGTTTATGCAGCACTGGTAATCAACGGGCTAACGCCCTCGCGATGTCATGACTGCTGCTGAGTCGTTACTGTCATTGCGAACGAAGCGCAGCGGAGTATGGCAATCTCATTGCTTTTACGTTTAGAGAGAAACGGCGAAGTTTTTCAACAGCCGTTATAGAGGTTTTTAGTAATAAACAGCGAAAACAAGTCAAAACACTTAGTAATATTGATATATTACTATATAATAATCTAAATTCCCGATTTTTTGCCCCTTAGGAGATGCCCATAATCTGGCCTCTTCCCTTGATTATATATTGTGGTCTATAATGGGGGTGGTGAATATGGCGGACTTTAAAGACAATATGTATCGGCGTTTGCGTTCAGCCAGGCAATGGCTTAAGCGGGCTGAAGAATCGTTCGATAAAGACC
It encodes the following:
- a CDS encoding sigma-70 family RNA polymerase sigma factor, which encodes MLFKQYLTELNKIKLLSPAEEEELWLGFKAKGDLDSRRRIIESYQPLVFKAAMSWKTDEPTLMDIIQEGTVGLIEAVENYDHTRGVAFSLYAFHRIRGRMLNFMQQEGKADLAYIDSPLDNEHSVTLADCLIDTKAEVARQAEQNVLVEKLKDALGRLPAKEQMVLNGVYLEDREPKQLAETLDLSISHIYRLQKQGIRRIRGMMSKFMQHW